CTGCAGGGTATAAATCGTTCGGCGGGTTAGTAATTTCAAGAAGTGCAAGATCGAGGGCTTCGTCGATTCCTTTTACCTTCACGTCGTAGTTGCGTCCATCGGCAAGCGTGACCTTTATCTTATCAGCATTCTTAACGACATGGGCATTGGTGATGATGTTTCCATCCTTGGAAAGTATGAGGCCTGAACCGAGACTCTGTATTTCTCTTGAGTAATCGTAAGGGAACATCTGACCGAAGAACTCCCTGAAGAACGGGTCAGAAAAAGGCGACGAGTATGTCTGAGTCTGGAATACGGTAATAGAAACAACGGAAGGCATAACCTTTTGAGAAGCCACAACGATGCCTGTTCTTCTTGCATCCGAAACAATTGCGTTGACGGAATCGCGTTCGGTAGGCTGAGCCTTAAGTATCGATGAGAGGCCAAGAAGAACCAGTATTGGCAATATGTTAAAATTTATCTTAGTCATTTCTTATTACCTTCCATGATCTTTAGTCCACCTGTCTTCTCAAGAAAGCGGGGATATCCAGGTCTTCATCCGACAAAGGCTTCGGTTCAACCTTTTCGAATGTTCTCGATATCCGTTTTTCATTTCCGCGGCGCATGTATGCCGGGACCTTATTGAGCGTTTCGGCAGAGGGATGGAGCAGCTCTTCAACCTTTTCGACTCTCGGAGGCATCTCCTCGATTCCAGTGGCTATGACCGTTACACGCAATTCGTCAGCGAATTCAGGGTCCTGTATGGCTCCGAAGATTATGTTCGAATCCTGGTTTGCGTATCCGTAAATGATTCTTGCGGCCTCGTTTACTTCGTGGAGTGAGACGTCTTCTCCGCCTGAGATGTTCAATAGGATTCCTTTTGCTCCGGATATCTCGAAGTCCTCAATCAATGGGGAGCTTATTGCCTTCTGGGCTGCGTCCACCGCTCTGTTCTCGCCTCTGGATGAGCCGATACCGATGACGGCGCTACCGCGGTAAGACATAATCGAACGTACGTCAGCGAAGTCGAGGTTTATCATGCCCGTTCTCGTAATGAGATCGGTCACTCCTCTGGTGGCGTTAAAGAGAACGTCATCGGCCATCTTGAAACTGTCGCGCAGACTTACATTCTGGGGAATTACCGAGAGGAGCTTCTGGTTCGGAATCACTATCAGGGTATCCACGTAGCGCTTCAGAAAGCTTATGCCTTCCTCTGCCTGGCGCTTGCGTATGGGGCCCTCGAACTCGAATGGTCTTGTCACGACCGCCACCGTCAGGATAGAAAGCGAGTGGGCGAGTTCTGCAACTAAGGGAGCCGCTCCTGTGCCTGTACCGCCTCCTTCTCCGGCTGCAATAAAGAGCATGTCGAGATCGAGAAGTATCTCCTTGATGTGCTCTAGCGACTCTTCTGTAGCCTGTCTTCCGACATCCGGATTTCCGCCCGAGCCTAGACCGCGAGTAAGATTAGGACCAAGCTGAATCTTGTGCTCGGCCTTGCTTCGCTCAAGGGCCTGAACGTCTGTGTTCAATGCAAAAAAGCGCATGCCAGGCATTCCGCGTTCAATCATGTGGTCGACCGCGTTGCCGCCTGCACCGCCGAGCCCCATTACACCTATCTGCGCCTGATAGCGATTTTCATCAACTGGTTCAAACATCGCGTTCCTCCTTTAATCAAAAAAAGTCTTTAAACCATTCCCTCATCCTCTTCAGGATATTGCCGAAGACGCGCTCTTCGGTTCCACGAGGAAGAAGGGTAAGGTTTTGTTTATCTATTCCGTACCTGACAAGTCCGACAGCCGTCGAGAATATGGGATCGGCGATGATGTCGGTCAACCCTGACGTACCCCAGGGTTTACCGACCTTGACAGGAAGATCGAATATCTGTTCCGCTATCTTTTCAATTCCTTCCAGATGAGCGGTTCCGCCTGTTACTACGACGCCGGCTGCAAGAAGATCAGCGAAATCCGTCTTGCGCATCTCACGGTTGGCAAGGGAGAGTATCTCCTCAATTCTTGGTTCTATAATCGAGGCAAGTATTCTTCTTGAGACCTGTTTCTCATCCCTGCCGCCGACGCCCTTGACGGTGAAGGATTGATCCTCTTCTACCCAGTTTGCGAGAGCGCAGCCGTATCGTCTCTTGATCTCTTCGGCTTCCTTTGTAGGCGTTCTCAGCCCTATGGCTATATCGGAGGTTATGTGCTCTCCGCCGAGGGCGAGAACCTGGGTATGGCGTATCGAACCTTCCTTGAATATCGCGAGATCGGTCGTTCCGCCGCCTATATCCACGAGAAGCACTCCAAGCTCCTTCTCATCGGCCTCAAGCACGGCAGTCGCCGATGCGAGAGGCTGCAGAACAAGATCTTTTATCTTGAGGCCCGTTCTTTCTATGGAGCGATAGATGTTCTGGGCTGAAGTAACGGCGCCGGTTACGATATGCACCTCAACTTCTAGCCTTTTTCCGAACATGCCTATGGGATCGCGAATTCCAGGCTGATCGTCTACAATAAATTCTATTGGAATTACGTGAATTATCTCACGGTCAATGGGCAGGCCGATTGTTTTGGCCTGCTCAATAACGCGGGCTTTATCCTTCGGTGTTATTTCGCCGCCGGCTTTTTCAACAGCTACAACGCCTCGGCAGTTCATGCTTGAAATATGGCTGCCTGCGATTCCGACGTAGCAAGAGTCAACCTTGCATCCGGCCATGCGCTCCGCTTCTCCTACGGCGCGTTTGACAGATTCGACCGTCTGCTCAAGATTGACTACTGTTCCTCTGCGCATACCGCGTGACGGAGCAAGTCCTACTCCTACTATACGCGGCTCAAGGTTGTCATCCAGCTCGGCGATCACCGCGGCGACCTTGGTAGTACCGAGATCAAGACCCACGATTCTTTCGCCTTTAGCCATTTAGAGCCTCCATGCTTTTTGCTTTCACAATTCTTATCTCCTCCCTAAGCTCTATACCGAATTTCTTCATTACTTCCTTCTTAATCTCCGATATCAACGCAAGTACGTCCGCCTGTGAGGCGTTTCCGACGTTAACGATGAAATTAGCGTGTCTGGGTGAGCACATAGCGTCGCCTATCCTGCGGCCCTTGAAACCAAGTTCTTCTATCAACCTTCCTGCGGTTACCCTTGGGGGGGCAGGGTTTATGAATACGCTGCCTGCAGAAGGTTCGGATGGATGCTTCTCCATCCGTTGGGCAAGAATTCTCGCTATTTCGTCCATTGCCTCGCTTACATTCGTAGGTTCCAATTTCAAGGCTATCTCCGTCAGGAACAGCGTGTCAGGCAGATTCGATTTCCTGTACGACCATGAAATTTCCTCAGCTTTCAACTCAACCTTTTTCAGTTCTGCCATTTCGTACCCCTTTATTGATGCAACACGCTCCGATATCGAGTGTCCAAACGCGCCTGCATTGCCCTTTACCGCGCCTCCCACCGAACCGGGGATTCCCGCACAATATTCCAGCCCCCCATAATTCCACTCAGCGGACTTCTTTATAACCTCCATCAAGCTCGCGCCCGAGCCCGCAATAATCAACCCTTTTTTTTGAGAGATTTGAGCAAGGCCTTCTCCGGGATGTATAACGATTCCTTCGAAACGCTCGGGATAGAGCACATTGCTTCCGCCGCCCAGTATCTGATATCCTATTCTTTTATTTTCTGCCAGGAATTCGGCGATTAAGCTCAAATCCTCCTCGCACTGGGCTTCGACAAAAACAAGAGCAGGACCGCCTATCCTGAACGTTGTCCGTCCGGCCATTTCTTCGCCGAACTTTGTCTCGCCCTTCAGGTGCGGCAGGACATTCTTTCTATAATTACTGATCCAATCTTCCATACATCACCAGCGCCCAGGGTCAGAAAAACGTCCCCTGGATTAAGGGTTTGGGAAAAATATTCCACTATTTTTTTTCTATCGGACATAACCTGAACACTGACTTTGGGTGCCGCTTTCTTGATGCTTTGTTCAATAAGCTCGGATGAGACTCCAGGAATCGGCCTCTCACTTGCCTTATAAATGTCAGTAAGAACGACTTCATCGGTCTCTGTGAAAGCGGGACCGAACAGCTTATGAAGGTGTTTCGTTCTCGTGTATCTATGAGGCTGGAAAAGCACTTTCAGGGGTTGTTGCGGAAAGACTCCTCTGAGGGCTTTTATTGTTGCGGCAATCTCGGTAGGATGATGACCGTAGTCGTCAATGAAAGTAATGCCGTCTAGTTCATCCACTTTTTCCATGCGTCTCCTGACGCCTCTGAATCTCGAAAGGGCTTCCTTCATGACCATGGGAGAGACTCCCAGCTCGCGGCCGACTGCAATGGCCGCTATAGCGTTCTGAACGTTGTGTTCTCCAGGCAGATTAAGCTCAAACTCGAAAAGTTTCTCGTCGAATTTCATGACAAACCTAGAACGCCACCCCTCGCTTCGTCTCCACATGGGTCTTATTTCGTTCTCATTACCAAGACCGTAAGATATTTTTCTTACCTTCAAATCAGGATAAATCGATTTCACTCCCTCGTCGTCTCCGCACAGCACGGCCAGCCCATAGAAAGGAATCTTCTCAACGAACTCCTTAAAGCAGTTCTTTATGTCATCAAGGTTTTTGTAATAGTCGAGATGTTCTGCCTCAATATTTGTCACCACAGCTATGCTCGGGAAGAGATGCAGAAATGAACGGTCGCTCTCATCTGCTTCCGCAACAAGATACTGGCTCTTGCCCATTTTGGCGTTAGAACCCATCTCAAGAACCTTGCCGCCGATAATTGATGTGGGATCAAGCTCACCTAGCTCGAGCATGAAACTTATCATTGAGGAGGTCGTAGTCTTGCCATGAGTACCGGCAACAGCCGTGGAATACTTCATGCGCATCAATTCACCAAGCATCTCTCCTCTTCCGATTATCGGAATCCCTCTCTCCCTTGCGGCTTTTATCTCGGGGTTTGTCGGCTTGACTGCTGATGAGATAACAACGACATCTGCTTCCTTTAGATTCGTTTTCCTGTGGCCTATATCGACCCGGATTCCTGTCTTCCCAAGACCTTCAGTTATTTCCGAACGCGATATGTCCGAGCCTGCCACCTTGAAACCGAGGTTATGGAGGATATATGCTATTCCGCTCATTCCTATGCCGCCTATCCCAATCATGTGTATGTGATTTACGCGGCCAAACATTGCTCTATCCTTTCTGCTATAATGTCTGCAGCATTTGTAGGAACAAGTCTTCTTGCATTGACACTCATCTTTTCTCTAAGATCCCTGCGTTCAATCAAATCCTTGAGCAGATATTCGACGCAATCGATCTCACCTTCCTCTGCAATATATGCTGCATCGTTATCTCTTGCCCACGAGGCGTTGTACAGCTGGTCTTTATCAATCGAATATGGAAAAGGCACGAATATGGAAGGTATTCCGTTGACCATCAATTCAGATAGAGCCATTGCTCCTGATCTCGATATCGCTATTTTTGCTCTGGCGTAAAGTTTCTCGGGTTGCTCTGCAAAATCTATTATTTCGAGATTCGAAGGTCTGACCCTTGCTGTCATCTCTTCGAAATCTCTTTTGCCCGATATAAGGATGAAACGCTCTCCCGGAAACTTAGCCGCAAGTTCGAAAGCGAGATTGTTTAGAGACCTTGCTCCCTGGCTGCCACCCTGCACGAGGATCGATTCACCTTCGCTACGCTTGTCCAGCACAACCGTTTTTCTTAATATGTTTCCTGTTATTACGACCTTGTTTTTGCACTTATCCATATGAGGGGCAGGCGGTATTCCAAAGAAAACAAGTCGGGCTCTTTTTTGAGTCAAACGCGTAACCCTTCCGGGCACCGAGTTCTGTTCGATTAAAAAGTAGGGAATTTTTTTCGCTCGTGCGGCCTGTATTGCAGGGAAGCTCGTGTAGCCTCCGAATCCCACAACGGCATCTGCATTGAACGAATCAATCACTTTCTTTGAAATCCTTACACCCTTGAAGTATGCACCCAGCGAAAGAACTTTCTTTACTATCGATTTGCCGAAGAAAGCGATGGATGGAACGGTCTCGTAGTTCACGCCGGAAGTAATGAATCTTGCACCCCTGTCATCGGTGATAAGCATTATATCGCTGCCCATTTCAGTAAGTTTCTGTCCGAGTGCCAGCGCCGGAAACATATGGCCTCCGGTTCCACCGCAAGCGAGAATCAACCGCATGGGAATGCTCCTTTCCACGGCTTATATTTAAAAGGATTCCAATGCCCAGGAGATTGGATGTAAGGGCAGATCCTCCGAAGCTGATGAATGGTAAAGGGAGTCCTGTTGTCGGGAGTAGACCCATGCTGACTCCTGCATGGATGATAAAGTAGAGAAAGACCATGACAACTAGCGAGGAACCAAGGTAGCGTCCAAAGGAATCCTCGTTTTTTTGTGCGATTCTCAGGCCCTTGATAAGGAAAAAAACAAAAAGTACGGTCAAGCCTGCAATGCCTACAAATCCCAACTCCTCGCCTATTACCGCGAAGATAAAATCGGTGTGCGGCTGAGGAAGAAAGAGATACTTCTGCCTGCCTCCTCCGAGACCGACGCCGAAAAGCCCTCCCGACCCCATCGCTATGCGCGATTGCTCGAGCTGGTAGTTACCGTTTCCGAGGAATCCGGCTACGCGAGCGTGCGCATGAGGGAAGACATTGACAATCAGAAGAAATACGCCCGCGACGACAACGGAAAGGACCAAGAGATATCTTAGTTTTACGCCGGCAATGAACATCGCAAACCCGACGAGTAAGGCAAGAACGGTCGCAGTGCCGACGTTCGGCTGAAGAACAATCAATCCTATAAGTAATCCTGATACAAGCATGGGGGGAAAGGTATAGCGCTTGAAGTTATGTTCGGCGTCTTCACGCTTTGAGAAGAAATTCGCAAGATAGATGAGCAGGGCTATCTTCACGAATTCAGAGGGCTGCATCGAAAAAGTTAGAACACTCAACCATCGAGTGGCTCCTCCCGCAGTTCTTCCCGTTATCAGAACGACAACGAGTATCACTGCCGAGAAAACAACAAGGATTCCGCTTATCTTGCCCCAGAAACGGTAGGGTACTTTCAAGCCTAAGATAAAGAATACCGCGGCTATGGCAATCCTTAATGCCTGGTTTTTGAGGAAGTACAATGGATCGTTTATCGAGAGGAACAGGCTTGACGAGAAAACCATAACGAGTCCGAATCCAACGAGAAGGATTATTATAGCAAGGAAACCCGAGTTAGATTCGTTTTTCGTACTCTCTGAATTCCTGAATAAAGGCATGTCCGCGTTCCTCAAAGTTTTTAAAGTTTCCGAAGCTCGCAAACCCCGGAGCAAAAAGAATTATGTCTCCTTCAAGACTTGCCTTGAGGGCCGCATCGAGTGCGGCCCTCAAAGAGTCGACTATGATGTAGGAGGAGAACTGCGATTCGGCGCAGAGAATTTCTGCAATCCTCTCGGAGTTTTCTCCGAAGAGTATCAAATATTTCGCCCTTTCCTTGACACCTTTTATGAAAGGATCCAGAGGCAGGTTCTTCTCGGTTCCGCCCGCTATTATCACTGAAGATTCCTCAAAGCTTGTTACGGAATAATAAAAAGCCTCCGGGTTAGTGCACATTGAATTGTTGTATACCTTTCTTCCCTTCAACTCGCCCAGGAATTCCATTCGATGCGGAAGTCCTTTGAAACGCTTGAGGCCCTTTTGCATCTGCTTGGGTTCAACGCCCGCTTGCGAAGCGGCGGCAATTGCTGCCAGCGCATTTGCGACATTGTGCATCCCCGGCAGAGGAATATCTTTTATTTCAGAGACTTTTGTTTCCTTTATATACAAACCGCCATTCTTCGTATAGGCATCAGCGGTGTCGTCACGAAGCGAGAAGAGAACTTTCCTGGAGCGGATGCTTTCGATATTGTTCATCGTGGTGTTATCGTCGCGGTTCAATATCGCAGAATCATTTTGTGCTGCGTTTTTAAAAAGCGACAGCTTTAGGTTGACGTAGTCCTCGTTGGTGTGTCTGTTCAGGTGATCTGCCGTTATATTTGTGATAACTCCGACATCGGGTCTGAATTCGGGGCATCTTTCAAGCTGGAAGGTAGATATCTCGATAACGTATACTTCCTGTATTGACAGGGAAAGAGCCTCTGAAAAGGGATTTCCGGGAGCTATATTCCCTCCGCAGAAGACCTTTCTTCCTGCAGCCTTGAGAATTTCTGAAATCCAAGCGGTTGTCGTGGATTTGCCGTTTGTTCCGGTCACGGCGATCGTAAACGGCCTGCCGAGTTCCTTCCACACGAATTCTATCTCGTCCACCATTGGAACCCCTTCCCTGTCGAGTGCCTTTACCCATTCCAGTTCGTTCGAGATGCCCGGACTTTTTATTATAATTCCGGCTCTGGCAAGCGAGTCAGGTGTTTCAAGCCGTACAACGTTCTTTTCTCCAAGCGTACCTGCGACGTATCTGTTCAGGAACGCTTCAGGATTTTCATCGTAGAGAAGAATCTCTTTTGCGCCTTTATCCAAAAGATATGCGAGTATGCTTCGGCCGACCCTGCCTAAACCCAAGATTCCTATTCTTTCCATTATCTCACCTTCAATGTTGCAAGACCTGCCAGAGCGAAAAGAATTCCCCATATCCAGAAGCGTACAACAATTTTGGATTCCGCCCACCCGACCATCTCGAAATGGTGGTGCAGGGGCGCTTTCTTAAAAAGTCTCTTCTGTCCCTTGCTAGCCCTGAACCAGATTATCTGGAGTATTACGGATAACATCTCGAGCACGAAAACGCCTCCGATTATCGCAAGGAGTATCTCCTGCTTAACCACTATCGCGATAAATCCAAGAAGAGCTCCCAGAGGAAGGGAGCCAGTATCACCCATGAAAATCGAAGCCGGGTGTGCGTTGAACCACAAGAACCCGAGTCCTGCACCCACGACTGCCGCGCAAACAACAGCCATCTCGCCGGCTTTGGGTATAAAGAGAACATTCAGATATTCGGCGATCTTGACGTTACCCGCGACATATGCGAGCGCGGCGAACGCTGCAGCGGCGATAGCTATGAGTCCTATCGCAAGACCGTCGAGGCCGTCTGCGAAGTTGACTGCGTTGCCCGCACCTACAACTATGAAGCTAGTGAATAAGATGTAGAAGATTCCCATCTGTACAACGTAATTCTTGAAAAAGAGAACGTTTGTGCAGCATCTGAGGGACTCGCTTTCAGGGAAGAAGTAAAGGTAAAGACTTACTCCGAGTGCGAGTATGGATTGGCCGAGAAATTTCCAGCGTTTTTTGAGTCCCCTCTTATGCTTGCGAAGCTTGGTGAAGTCATCAAGAAAACCCAGAACGCACATCCCAGCAAGTATGATCAGAGAAAGCACGACATACGGATTAGTCAGGTCGGCAAACAAGAGCAGTGAAAATATGACTGCTGCTACGATGAGTATTCCGCCCATAGTGGGAGTGCCTGCCTTCTTGCGGTGAGTGTCCGGAAGCTCTTCGTATATCTCCTCGCCTATTCCGAGCCTTTTTATTCTTCTTACAACGGGTCTTCCGAAAATAACGATAACGAGTATGGCGAATCCTGCGGCGAGCGCAGCGCGGAACGTTATGTAGCGAAACAGATTCGCCTGAGAGAACACTGGTAGGAGCCATTTTGAGAGAAGATAGATCATGCGGTTCCCCAGATCAGTGAAACGATATCCTCAAGAGCGCACGCTCTTGAGCCTTTTACTAGAACCGAAGCGCCTGGAAGCAGCCTCTTCCTTAGCTCTTCAGCCGCTTCAATTTTATCTGGTATTACCATAACGCCTTCATGCGGAGGATAAAGCTCAGAGTGCGGTCCTGTTATGATAACTAGGTCTGCAGTATCCCGGGCCATTTCTATTATCTCTTCATGATACTTGGATGATTCCTTGCCGAGTTCGAGCATTGCGCCTAGGACTGCGATTCGGGGCGCAGGGAACAGCGTCAAGAGCCCGAACGCTTCCTTCATTGATACAGGATTAGCATTGTAGCAATCCATGAGGAGATGCATATCGCCTATGTCTCTTCTTTCGAGTCTCCATTTTTCAGGTTTTACTTCGGAAAGTACGGTCGCCGCCTCTTCAAGGGTTATCTCAAAGCCTCCAACTGCAACCGAGAGTGCAGCGACAGCGTTTGCAAGATTTGCCGCTCCTAGAAGGGGAAGCCTGAAAGCTTCGCCCATGAACTTGAAAGATGTACCTTCCATTCCATACTTAACTTCTACAGGCGTGAATTCAGTATTGTTCTGAACAGCAAATGTACGGGTCTCCATGCCTGCTTGTTGAGCCCTTTTCAGTAGTTCCGGATAATCGCTGTTTAAAAACAGCACGCCTTTGTTTCGAGTTACAGCTTCGCCAAGCTCCCATTTTGCTTCCAATACATCCTCAAGGGTTCCAAGTTCTTCCAGATGGCCTGGTCCCACATTTGTTATTAAACCATGAGTAGGTTTTGAAATATCGCAGAGCCTGGTTAGTTCGCCTCTTGCACTGATACCGGCCTCAAGTATGGCAATTTCGACTTCTTCGTCAATCTCCAATATGGACAAGGGAAGACCTATTAGGTTGTTTCGGTTACCTTTGTTCGCAAAGGTCTTATATCTTACGTCGAGCAGAGCCTTCAGAATGTTTTTTACCGTTGTCTTGCCGTTAGTTCCGGTAATCACGATTACCGGAATATCCAGGGTTGATCTGTAAGCCTTTGCAATCTCGCCGAGAGCTATCAGAGTATCCTTGACTGATATAGTTCTCGGCAAACCAACAGGATTTGATACAATACAGCTTATGGCGCCTTTTGCGAAAGCGTCCTCTACAAAGTCGCCGCCGTCGTAATACGGACCCTTGAGTGCCACAAA
This DNA window, taken from bacterium, encodes the following:
- a CDS encoding phospho-N-acetylmuramoyl-pentapeptide-transferase, translated to MIYLLSKWLLPVFSQANLFRYITFRAALAAGFAILVIVIFGRPVVRRIKRLGIGEEIYEELPDTHRKKAGTPTMGGILIVAAVIFSLLLFADLTNPYVVLSLIILAGMCVLGFLDDFTKLRKHKRGLKKRWKFLGQSILALGVSLYLYFFPESESLRCCTNVLFFKNYVVQMGIFYILFTSFIVVGAGNAVNFADGLDGLAIGLIAIAAAAFAALAYVAGNVKIAEYLNVLFIPKAGEMAVVCAAVVGAGLGFLWFNAHPASIFMGDTGSLPLGALLGFIAIVVKQEILLAIIGGVFVLEMLSVILQIIWFRASKGQKRLFKKAPLHHHFEMVGWAESKIVVRFWIWGILFALAGLATLKVR
- the ftsZ gene encoding cell division protein FtsZ, which gives rise to MFEPVDENRYQAQIGVMGLGGAGGNAVDHMIERGMPGMRFFALNTDVQALERSKAEHKIQLGPNLTRGLGSGGNPDVGRQATEESLEHIKEILLDLDMLFIAAGEGGGTGTGAAPLVAELAHSLSILTVAVVTRPFEFEGPIRKRQAEEGISFLKRYVDTLIVIPNQKLLSVIPQNVSLRDSFKMADDVLFNATRGVTDLITRTGMINLDFADVRSIMSYRGSAVIGIGSSRGENRAVDAAQKAISSPLIEDFEISGAKGILLNISGGEDVSLHEVNEAARIIYGYANQDSNIIFGAIQDPEFADELRVTVIATGIEEMPPRVEKVEELLHPSAETLNKVPAYMRRGNEKRISRTFEKVEPKPLSDEDLDIPAFLRRQVD
- the ftsA gene encoding cell division protein FtsA, which gives rise to MAKGERIVGLDLGTTKVAAVIAELDDNLEPRIVGVGLAPSRGMRRGTVVNLEQTVESVKRAVGEAERMAGCKVDSCYVGIAGSHISSMNCRGVVAVEKAGGEITPKDKARVIEQAKTIGLPIDREIIHVIPIEFIVDDQPGIRDPIGMFGKRLEVEVHIVTGAVTSAQNIYRSIERTGLKIKDLVLQPLASATAVLEADEKELGVLLVDIGGGTTDLAIFKEGSIRHTQVLALGGEHITSDIAIGLRTPTKEAEEIKRRYGCALANWVEEDQSFTVKGVGGRDEKQVSRRILASIIEPRIEEILSLANREMRKTDFADLLAAGVVVTGGTAHLEGIEKIAEQIFDLPVKVGKPWGTSGLTDIIADPIFSTAVGLVRYGIDKQNLTLLPRGTEERVFGNILKRMREWFKDFF
- a CDS encoding cell division protein FtsW; the encoded protein is MPLFRNSESTKNESNSGFLAIIILLVGFGLVMVFSSSLFLSINDPLYFLKNQALRIAIAAVFFILGLKVPYRFWGKISGILVVFSAVILVVVLITGRTAGGATRWLSVLTFSMQPSEFVKIALLIYLANFFSKREDAEHNFKRYTFPPMLVSGLLIGLIVLQPNVGTATVLALLVGFAMFIAGVKLRYLLVLSVVVAGVFLLIVNVFPHAHARVAGFLGNGNYQLEQSRIAMGSGGLFGVGLGGGRQKYLFLPQPHTDFIFAVIGEELGFVGIAGLTVLFVFFLIKGLRIAQKNEDSFGRYLGSSLVVMVFLYFIIHAGVSMGLLPTTGLPLPFISFGGSALTSNLLGIGILLNISRGKEHSHAVDSRLRWNRRPYVSGAGTRTETY
- the murB gene encoding UDP-N-acetylmuramate dehydrogenase, which encodes MEDWISNYRKNVLPHLKGETKFGEEMAGRTTFRIGGPALVFVEAQCEEDLSLIAEFLAENKRIGYQILGGGSNVLYPERFEGIVIHPGEGLAQISQKKGLIIAGSGASLMEVIKKSAEWNYGGLEYCAGIPGSVGGAVKGNAGAFGHSISERVASIKGYEMAELKKVELKAEEISWSYRKSNLPDTLFLTEIALKLEPTNVSEAMDEIARILAQRMEKHPSEPSAGSVFINPAPPRVTAGRLIEELGFKGRRIGDAMCSPRHANFIVNVGNASQADVLALISEIKKEVMKKFGIELREEIRIVKAKSMEALNG
- the murF gene encoding UDP-N-acetylmuramoyl-tripeptide--D-alanyl-D-alanine ligase encodes the protein MLSLEEIIKATSGTPLGLEDLTLKPTGVSTDSRTMAQGELFVALKGPYYDGGDFVEDAFAKGAISCIVSNPVGLPRTISVKDTLIALGEIAKAYRSTLDIPVIVITGTNGKTTVKNILKALLDVRYKTFANKGNRNNLIGLPLSILEIDEEVEIAILEAGISARGELTRLCDISKPTHGLITNVGPGHLEELGTLEDVLEAKWELGEAVTRNKGVLFLNSDYPELLKRAQQAGMETRTFAVQNNTEFTPVEVKYGMEGTSFKFMGEAFRLPLLGAANLANAVAALSVAVGGFEITLEEAATVLSEVKPEKWRLERRDIGDMHLLMDCYNANPVSMKEAFGLLTLFPAPRIAVLGAMLELGKESSKYHEEIIEMARDTADLVIITGPHSELYPPHEGVMVIPDKIEAAEELRKRLLPGASVLVKGSRACALEDIVSLIWGTA
- a CDS encoding UDP-N-acetylmuramate--L-alanine ligase, whose amino-acid sequence is MFGRVNHIHMIGIGGIGMSGIAYILHNLGFKVAGSDISRSEITEGLGKTGIRVDIGHRKTNLKEADVVVISSAVKPTNPEIKAARERGIPIIGRGEMLGELMRMKYSTAVAGTHGKTTTSSMISFMLELGELDPTSIIGGKVLEMGSNAKMGKSQYLVAEADESDRSFLHLFPSIAVVTNIEAEHLDYYKNLDDIKNCFKEFVEKIPFYGLAVLCGDDEGVKSIYPDLKVRKISYGLGNENEIRPMWRRSEGWRSRFVMKFDEKLFEFELNLPGEHNVQNAIAAIAVGRELGVSPMVMKEALSRFRGVRRRMEKVDELDGITFIDDYGHHPTEIAATIKALRGVFPQQPLKVLFQPHRYTRTKHLHKLFGPAFTETDEVVLTDIYKASERPIPGVSSELIEQSIKKAAPKVSVQVMSDRKKIVEYFSQTLNPGDVFLTLGAGDVWKIGSVIIERMSCRT
- the murD gene encoding UDP-N-acetylmuramoyl-L-alanine--D-glutamate ligase, with the translated sequence MERIGILGLGRVGRSILAYLLDKGAKEILLYDENPEAFLNRYVAGTLGEKNVVRLETPDSLARAGIIIKSPGISNELEWVKALDREGVPMVDEIEFVWKELGRPFTIAVTGTNGKSTTTAWISEILKAAGRKVFCGGNIAPGNPFSEALSLSIQEVYVIEISTFQLERCPEFRPDVGVITNITADHLNRHTNEDYVNLKLSLFKNAAQNDSAILNRDDNTTMNNIESIRSRKVLFSLRDDTADAYTKNGGLYIKETKVSEIKDIPLPGMHNVANALAAIAAASQAGVEPKQMQKGLKRFKGLPHRMEFLGELKGRKVYNNSMCTNPEAFYYSVTSFEESSVIIAGGTEKNLPLDPFIKGVKERAKYLILFGENSERIAEILCAESQFSSYIIVDSLRAALDAALKASLEGDIILFAPGFASFGNFKNFEERGHAFIQEFREYEKRI